Part of the Spirochaeta lutea genome is shown below.
GCACCGCGGTTCGGTCTTGGGGCCATATACGCATGTTCTCCCCCTGGAAATATACCATGGATCGGGCGGCAGAACAGCTTCTCAAGAACCAGGGCTGGAAGGCTCCGCAAGGCAGCCTGCTTCCCACCGGAAAGGAACTCGTGGAGGATTTCCTTGAACCCCTGGCGGCTCTGCCCGGGATACAACCTCACATCAAGACATCATCTCGGGTGTTATCGGTTCAGCGCTACGGCATTGATAAGGTTAAGAGCCGAGGCAGGACCAGTTTTCCCTTTGAACTATCCTACATACACGCCGGGTCAATCGAGAAGGCCTACGCCTCAGCGGTTATCGATGCCACGGGGACCTGGGGCAACCCGAATCCGGCCGGATCGGGGGGTGTCCCGGCCCAGGGAGAAATCACCAATAAGAACCGGATATTCTACGGCATACCGGACCGCAGCCCGGGCCGCCGTTCGCGGTATTGGAACAAGGCCGTGGCAGTGCTCGGGAGCGGGCACTCCGCCATACACTCTCTGTTGGAACTCCATGCCTTGAAGGGTGATGCACCCAGGTCCCAGATATTCTGGATCATGCGGAGGGCTTTGACCCCGGGACTGTTCGGAGGCGGAGCCAAGGATGATCTGCCGGCCCGGGCAACCTTGGGACAGAAGGCTCAAGCCCTGATGGATCAGGGATTCATCCAGGTGATTGCACCCTTCCGCCTGGAAACCATAGACTCGGAACCCGATAGCCTCCGGATTACTGGTTCAGATGGGCGCCGATCCGTTCATGTCCGGGGACTGGACGCCCTGGTGGTAAACACCGGGGGCCGGCCGGATTTTTCCTTCCTTCGCGAACTACGCCACACCTTCGATCCCGTCCTTGAATCCGTCCCGGCCCTGGCTGAGCACATCGATCCGAATTACCACAGCTGCGGCACCGTAATCGCCCACGGCGAGGCCGAACTCCGCCAGCCTGAGCCGGGATTCTACATCGTGGGCTCAAAAAGCTATGGCCGCGCGCCGAGTTTTCTCATGGCCACGGGCTTCGAGCAGGTGCGCAGCATCGCGGCCTTTCTTGCCGGCGACCAGGAAGCAGCCCGCCGGGTAGAGTTACACCTCCCTGAAACCGGGGTCTGCGGGGTTAGGGAGTGAAGGGTGATTCGACTGCCTCTGTCTTAGAATCACCCCAGATGCAAACCCAGCACCACCCCGGCTACAATTCGTCTTCTGCCAGGGGCCAACGCGGATCCCGTATCCGGGCACTGGGCAAGGGGGAGCACCCTTCGCTACCGACAACCCTGCCCGCGGTGTGGTCCATAGATGGCTCCCCATTACCGGAGCCTTCTACACTCCTTCCTCCATGCTCCTCTGCCTAAAAATTTATGTTTCAGCTATTGGTACAAAATGTTTCAGCTATTGGTTCAAAATGTTTTAGCTATTGGTACAAAATGTTTTGCCTACTGAAACATGTTGTATCGTTAGCTGAAAGGTTTTGTTACATTACCTGAAACGGTTATTTTACAGCCAGAGCATGATGCCAGGACTCCCCACCATGCCGGAACTGGCCAAGAAGAACTGGCACGACAGTATACAGATTAGTGGAGGAACTCATTAAGGAAATGAAATAGTCCAATCTCATTATCCAACGCTCCTGTAGAGAACTACTCACTGGGATTCTCACTTCCTTTTCGTTCCCGAAGTGATTTTGAATCACTTACAAGACAGTTGAAGTGGAATCCAGACACCTGCTGGATACATTAAATGCGAATCAAATCTACTCACGCCACTCCACCCGATTTGCTATCTCATCTATGATCCCGCGAACCCCAAGATTATCCCCAGGACAGAGACACATCATCCTCATGGCAATAGTATGGGCTGCTTCAAAGTCCTTCATCCGCCATTGGGTCAGACACAGTCCATGGAGTACCCGTAAGTAGGGCCTGTTTTCCAGACACTCCCAAATGAAAACACCATCAAAATCGTTGGGCAGATTTTTCCCGGTAATAGAAACCGAAACCTGAAAACAGGATCAGTACTTGCACGGGAACACAGTATCACTTGTATAAGAGATTATACTTGCTATATACTGTGTGTATATACCTTTTCAGGAGGAATTATGAACATAGGCTCAGTCTTCGAAAACAACAGAACCCAGGCCGTTCGTCTTCCGGCAGATACTCGCTTCCCAAAAGATGTCAAGAAAGTCTCGGTAAGAGTAGTAGGCAACACCCGTATCATCGAACCAGTGCACAATAGCTGGGACAGCTTCTTTCATCCAGTCGAGGATGGTGTTACGGATGATTTTATGACA
Proteins encoded:
- a CDS encoding NAD(P)-binding protein — protein: MHPSFPIAIIGGGPVGLAAAANLALWGLPFTVFEAGEKVGTAVRSWGHIRMFSPWKYTMDRAAEQLLKNQGWKAPQGSLLPTGKELVEDFLEPLAALPGIQPHIKTSSRVLSVQRYGIDKVKSRGRTSFPFELSYIHAGSIEKAYASAVIDATGTWGNPNPAGSGGVPAQGEITNKNRIFYGIPDRSPGRRSRYWNKAVAVLGSGHSAIHSLLELHALKGDAPRSQIFWIMRRALTPGLFGGGAKDDLPARATLGQKAQALMDQGFIQVIAPFRLETIDSEPDSLRITGSDGRRSVHVRGLDALVVNTGGRPDFSFLRELRHTFDPVLESVPALAEHIDPNYHSCGTVIAHGEAELRQPEPGFYIVGSKSYGRAPSFLMATGFEQVRSIAAFLAGDQEAARRVELHLPETGVCGVRE
- the vapB gene encoding type II toxin-antitoxin system VapB family antitoxin; translated protein: MNIGSVFENNRTQAVRLPADTRFPKDVKKVSVRVVGNTRIIEPVHNSWDSFFHPVEDGVTDDFMTERASQTQPDRESF